The genomic DNA GCCCAAGCCTTTCTGATGGGGGAATCGTCCGTACGATACCAGTTCACCGACGGTCAATCCGCTTGCGCTTTCAGGGGTCTGGGGAAGTATGGCCATTTTTTTGGCCAATTCCTTCGTACTCTGTTTATGGATGTTTTGTCCATCCAGAAGGATATTCCCCGTCTGATGGGGAATGATCCGGGTAATCGCTTTCAACAAGGTCGACTTTCCGCAGCCGTTCGGTCCGATAATCGTGGTGATCTGTTTGTCCGGTATGCTTACGCTCAGATTTTTCACAATGAGCCGATCGTCATACCCTACGGAAAGGTCGGTGGAAAAGAGACGATTCATCCTATCCCTCCTAATCAATGATAATGATTCTCAGTTTCAACTAATACTCATGTTATATTCCTTTTTGCCCATTGTCAATAGAAAATTGGTTGTCAAAGCAGATGAAAAGAGGTAGGATGTAATTGAGAATGATAATCATTTAGATAGCGGGGGATTAGGATGAGAGAGAAGGAGATCTATGATGTCACGATAATCGGCGGAGGGCCAGCTGGTCTATATTCTGCTTTCTATAGTGGATTACGGGAAATGAAAACGAAGTTGATTGAGTCCCAGCCGCGATTGGGCGGTAAGATCCATGTTTATCCAGAGAAAATGATATGGGATGTCGGGGGCCTTACACCTTTGTCGGGGGCCGATCTGATCAAGCAGCTCGTGAAGCAGGGTCTCACATTCGATCCGACCGTAGTACTCAATGAAAAGGTTTCTTCCATCAGGAAGGATCCGGAGGGGATCTTTATACTCGAAGGAGATTCAGGTAATGTCCATTTGTCCAGGACTGTGATCGTAGCGGTGGGGAGCGGTATCATCAATCCTCAGAAACTCAAGATCGAAGGCGCCGAGCGGTTCGAGGTGTCCAATCTTCATTACACAGTGAAATCCCTCAAACAATTCAAGGGCAGGACTGTCTTGATCTCTGGAGGAGGAAATTCAGCTGTTGATTGGGCGAATGAGTTGGAGCCTGTGGCAGGGAAGGTCATGGTCACATACAGGAAGGCTTCCTTCACCGGGCATGAAGCCCAATGCTCCCAGCTCATGAACAGCTCGGCCGATTGCCTATTCAACACAACCATCACGCGCTTGATCGGTTCTGAGGATGGGGAGAGGATCGAGAAGGTAGAGCTGATGAATGTGGAGACAAAGAATACAACGGTCGTGACGGTCGACGACGTCATCGTCAATCATGGTTTCGAAATCGATTCTTCTCTCTTGAAAGACAGCTCCCTCGGCATAGAAATGCTGGATGATTTTTATATGAAAGGGAATGCCGTGAGCGAAACATCCGTGGAAGGATTGTACGCAGCAGGCGATATCTTGAAGCACGAAGGAAAGGTCCATTTGATCGCAGGAGCGTTTCAAGACGCGGCGAATGCCGTAAACCGTGCAAAGAACTTCATTTCACCAGATGCCGACCGGTCAGGAATGGTGTCTTCCCATAACGAAGTATTCAAAAAGCGTAACCGTGAATTGATCAAAAAGATGGTAGGTAAATAAAAGATTAAGTCCATATAATTGTGTAAAAAGAAAGAGTCATTTCATTCGCTCTTGTCAACACTGTTTGTACCCCTACAAAAAGTGAAAAGAGGAATGAATATGACTCCCCTTCAGTTTAACCTTAATTTGGATGATTTAAAAGATTCCGTAATGGATTCTTCACTCGACCATGTGGTCAAATCGGCTATTGTTTTGATTTTGAACGAATACATGGAAAAGGAACGGGATGAGTATCTTCAAGCTGACCCCTATGAACGGTCGGACCAGCGACGTGATTATCGGAATGGCTATTACGAAAGGGAGTATACGCTCAGTCTTGGGAAAATCAAACTGAAGGTACCGCGTACCCGAAACGGAGAATTTACGACGGATGTGTTTGAACGGTACGCACGGTACGATCAGGTGCTTATTCTCTCCATGCTTGAAATGGTCATTAATGGCGTATCAACACGCAAAGTGACTCATATCATTGAACAGTTATGTGGAGAGAGTGTCTCGAAATCCTTTGTCTCCTCGTTGACTCAAAAGCTAGATCCGATTGTAAATGAGTGGTCAAAGCGACCGCTAAATACACAATACTATCCATATTTATTTGTCGATGCCATGTACATTAAAGTAAGGGAACACCATCGTGTTGTCTCAAAAGCCGTCTATATCGCTACCGCGATTTCCGATCAAAATAAGCGTGAGATCCTTGGTCTCATGGTTGATCACGTGGAAAGTTTTGATAGCTGGTCACGGTTCCTCCAACAGTTGAAGGAGCGAGGACTTCAGTCTCCCAAACTCATTACGTCCGATGCACATGCGGGTCTCCAAAAAGCCATTCAGCGGGAGTTTATTGGGACGACTTGGCAACGATGTTATGCCCATTTCAAGCGAAATATTATGGACAAGCTGCCGAAGAAGGGGAACGACGAGTTTAAATCCATGGCGAATCGAATTTTCAATGCCGTGAATGTGGAAGACATGAGGTCCTTTAAAGAAGAACTACTCCAACAGTTTGAGGCAGAGCCGAAATACAAAGCAGCGCTAGCCGTATTGGAAGATGGGTTCGAAGATACCATGCAATACATGAACGAGCCGGTGAGTATGCGCAGATATGTTCGAAGCACCAACTATTTGGAACGTCTAAATCAAGAAGTACGCAGACGCGAACGTGTCATACGGATATTCCCGAACACTCAATCGGCATTCCGGTTGATTGGAGGGATCTTGATGCATTTTCAAGATAAGGTACTAGCTCATAAAGAATCCCTGATCAAGTAATGTCTTTCGATGAACTTCCATTTTGAATGATGTCCTATAGTGGCGGGGCCCTCAAAGGATAGATCGCCTTTGACCGCCCCGCCACTATAGGAAGTGAAAAGGCATGGAAGCTTCGTCGAAAAAAACAAATGGGGTTGGAGTATCTCTATCTAATAGTGTTGAACTTTTACACAATATAATGGACTTGACTAAATAAAAAAATCCAGACAGCTGTCTGGATTTTTTTATTTACCCATATTGATTTTCGCGTTTAGAGGATCTGCGCTTATTCACCAGGAAGCCGATCAAAAGGATGGCGATGGTAAGGGCGATCGTGATTGTCATGGTGGCAGGACCTTCATGAAGGTTCAGGAACTTCATGAATTTTTCATCCCCGACGATCATTTCCCCTGCCGTATAGGCAAGGATCCCCGAGCCCAAGTAGGCGATCCAGCGATATTTCTCGAGAACCTTGACGATGAGTTTCGAACCGAAGATCATGATCGGGATACTGATGAATACCCCGAGTGCGATCATGCCGATATGACCGTGAGCGGCTCCTGCCACTGCCACGACATTATCAAGGCTCATGACTGCATCGGCAAGGATGATGGTCCCGATTGCTTGTCCCAGTTTGGAATGCGATTTGATATCGGCATCTCCTTCATCTTCGACGAGGACATTATAGGCGATCCATAGTAAAAGGATGCCTCCGAGCAGATGGACATAAGGGATCTTTAAAAGATAAACAATGATAGCTGCAAATAATATCCTTAGTATGACTGCGCCACCTGTTCCCCAGAAGATCGCTTTATTCTGCAGATCTTTAGGGAGTCTTCTCGTAGCCATGGCGATGACTACCGCATTATCGCCAGACAGGATGATGTCAATGGCGATGATCTTCAACAGCGCAATGATGGCTTCGGATGAAAAAGATAAATCCATAATGTTTCCTCCTGTTTCTTATCTCAAGCAGTATGTTGCCCACTTATTATAGCACTAAAACCATCGTCACCCCATATTCCCGAAATGAAAAAGAGGCCGGCAAATGACCGGCCGACAGCCTACTGTGCTGGATAGGGGTATGGATACGGGTAAGGATAGGGATATGGATATGCGGGCACGGGGACAGGGTAGGGTCCTGGTGAGGCAGCTGCCCCGACGGCAAGACCGGTGACCGTTCCTGCGGCGAAACCTGCACCAGGATACCCCCAGCCATGATTCCAACCCGGCCCCCAATTTCCACCGTGGTTCCAACTTCCTGCATCCCATCCACCGCCGTGATGCCAGCTGGCCGAGCCATTGCCCCAGTTGACGTGACCGCCGCCGCCGTGAACGGGTCTCTGATTCCTGATCGCATAGATGTTCATATCATCCATCCTTTCTCATTCTATATAGTATATGCCCAACGATTCATCAAGGTTATTTATTCATATCCTGCTTCCGTCCACTATATATATGAATGTATTGGGCATGAATGAACAGATGCAAAAACTCATCAATAATCTGATTCAAATTGAACATGTTTCTACCACCCTGTACCTTGCCATGTCTGCTATGTCTGCTTACCTTGCCAATCAAAACTACACAGGAATGGCCAATTGGCTTCGGGTCCAATCGGAAGAAGAGAGGACGCACCTATTGAAACTGATTGATTACCTGACGGATCGTGGGGGTGTAGTGGAGCTGTCAGCTCTTCCGGCACAGTCGACCACCTTCGGCACACCGCTTGAAACCTTCCAGAAGGTCTTGGAGCACGAGCGTTTCGTCACGGATGCATACCGGAAAGCCTATGAGTACGCTGCCCAGAATGATCAACAGTCTGCCATCATCATTCAGGAATTCCTCCGTGAGCAAGTGGATGAAGAAGCCCAGTCCAAAACGATTGTAGATCGACTGACGCTTGCCGGGAACAACTCTGCCGCCATCTTGGTCCTCGATCAGGAGCTCGGGCAAAGGACACCGGCAGGAGCTGCTGGAGGAGCAGGTGCAGCAGTGGGATAAAATATAGTAAAAGACCCATACTGATAAAAAGACGATCGGTAAGGGTGATGAGATGATTTTTATTTACCATGATTTTGGAGGGACCCACACGACCTCCATGGCGGCAGCGATCCACCTGAGATTGCTCCCGGATAGAGAGTGGACCGATGAGGAAATCCTAGAAATCCCGGACTTCAATCAGCTGAACAAAAAAGATGCCGGACATCTTTTTTTCAAAGGGACAGATCATGACGGTCATGATGTGTATACAATCGGGAAACGGTCTTCTAAGTATGTACTGCCCGCCATGAAAGATGTAAGTAAGATGCTTCTTTCCCGTTATGATCGTGACGGAAAGATCATCTTCTCGAACACATCCCCCGTTGTACCCCCAGTCATGACCGCAGGCGGTTTTTTAGCCCGGGGACTCGGGCTGGATGCCATCGGTGTCCCTCTGCTTTTGAGGGGGGCGAAACAGTGCAGGGTGTATCTTGAAAAGCTTGTGGAAGAAACAAAACGCAACGCTTATGAACCGCATGCGGGACAAATTATGGACCTTGAAAATAAATATTATCAGTATAAAAAAGGGAAAAAGTTGTAAGAGGAAGAAATAGGTACAAAGAATCAGTCATCAGGGGATGCGAGCGATTAAAACGGAGGTGTGATCAAATGGAAGGAAAACCATTGCATTATGATGGGAGTCACCCGGTAAGCAACGTAGGAGAAGGGGTACAGGAGCCCTTCGTTTTGACCGAAGAGATGCGGAAGAGCATCTCGGGGAATCCATACGGAACGGAAGAATGAATAGGAGCGACCCCGGGTTCATAAGCTCGGGGTCGCTCTTTTTTGAAAAACGGGATAATCATTTGCCCAAAGAGAAAACTATGGAGGTTCTTTCTCC from Rossellomorea marisflavi includes the following:
- a CDS encoding DUF3189 family protein; translated protein: MIFIYHDFGGTHTTSMAAAIHLRLLPDREWTDEEILEIPDFNQLNKKDAGHLFFKGTDHDGHDVYTIGKRSSKYVLPAMKDVSKMLLSRYDRDGKIIFSNTSPVVPPVMTAGGFLARGLGLDAIGVPLLLRGAKQCRVYLEKLVEETKRNAYEPHAGQIMDLENKYYQYKKGKKL
- a CDS encoding NAD(P)/FAD-dependent oxidoreductase, with the translated sequence MREKEIYDVTIIGGGPAGLYSAFYSGLREMKTKLIESQPRLGGKIHVYPEKMIWDVGGLTPLSGADLIKQLVKQGLTFDPTVVLNEKVSSIRKDPEGIFILEGDSGNVHLSRTVIVAVGSGIINPQKLKIEGAERFEVSNLHYTVKSLKQFKGRTVLISGGGNSAVDWANELEPVAGKVMVTYRKASFTGHEAQCSQLMNSSADCLFNTTITRLIGSEDGERIEKVELMNVETKNTTVVTVDDVIVNHGFEIDSSLLKDSSLGIEMLDDFYMKGNAVSETSVEGLYAAGDILKHEGKVHLIAGAFQDAANAVNRAKNFISPDADRSGMVSSHNEVFKKRNRELIKKMVGK
- a CDS encoding IS256 family transposase: MTPLQFNLNLDDLKDSVMDSSLDHVVKSAIVLILNEYMEKERDEYLQADPYERSDQRRDYRNGYYEREYTLSLGKIKLKVPRTRNGEFTTDVFERYARYDQVLILSMLEMVINGVSTRKVTHIIEQLCGESVSKSFVSSLTQKLDPIVNEWSKRPLNTQYYPYLFVDAMYIKVREHHRVVSKAVYIATAISDQNKREILGLMVDHVESFDSWSRFLQQLKERGLQSPKLITSDAHAGLQKAIQREFIGTTWQRCYAHFKRNIMDKLPKKGNDEFKSMANRIFNAVNVEDMRSFKEELLQQFEAEPKYKAALAVLEDGFEDTMQYMNEPVSMRRYVRSTNYLERLNQEVRRRERVIRIFPNTQSAFRLIGGILMHFQDKVLAHKESLIK
- a CDS encoding TerC family protein codes for the protein MDLSFSSEAIIALLKIIAIDIILSGDNAVVIAMATRRLPKDLQNKAIFWGTGGAVILRILFAAIIVYLLKIPYVHLLGGILLLWIAYNVLVEDEGDADIKSHSKLGQAIGTIILADAVMSLDNVVAVAGAAHGHIGMIALGVFISIPIMIFGSKLIVKVLEKYRWIAYLGSGILAYTAGEMIVGDEKFMKFLNLHEGPATMTITIALTIAILLIGFLVNKRRSSKRENQYG
- a CDS encoding ferritin, which gives rise to MNEQMQKLINNLIQIEHVSTTLYLAMSAMSAYLANQNYTGMANWLRVQSEEERTHLLKLIDYLTDRGGVVELSALPAQSTTFGTPLETFQKVLEHERFVTDAYRKAYEYAAQNDQQSAIIIQEFLREQVDEEAQSKTIVDRLTLAGNNSAAILVLDQELGQRTPAGAAGGAGAAVG